Proteins encoded within one genomic window of Dermatophilus congolensis:
- the treS gene encoding maltose alpha-D-glucosyltransferase, whose translation MQGLNLSQPGLQHDPDWYKTAVFYEVLVRAFADSKGSGSGDFTGLINKLDYLQWLGVNCLWLPPFYASPLRDGGYDIADYTAVLPEFGTLPEFTELVTQAHARGIRIITDFVMNHTSDQHPWFQESRSDPDGPYGDFYVWSDDDTKYADARIIFVDTETSNWTFDSERRQYYWHRFFSHQPDLNFENPAVQEAMFDVVRFWMDLGIDGFRLDAVPYLFEEEGHNGENHPKTHEFLAKLRAMVDEEYPGRILLAEANQMPHEVVDYFGTPEAPECQMCFHFPVMPRLYYALREQKATPIIDVLNDTPPIPADGQWGTFLRNHDELTLEMVTPEERTAMYGWYAPDSRMRANVGIRRRLAPLLDNSRAEIELINALVLSLPGSPCLYYGDEIGMGDNIWLNDRDAVRTPMQWTPDRNAGFSTADPGKLYLPVIQSLVYHHNNVNVEAQMASSSSLLHWMRAMLQVRGRYPVFGLGSFDLRECDNEAVLAFTRTLEADPSKGREESQHVLCVHNLSSRPQAGTITLPERFADAKVKDLFGGSGFPRITTNDDGQCSYSVTIGSRDFFWFELLERDADG comes from the coding sequence ATGCAAGGCCTCAACCTTTCCCAACCCGGGTTGCAACACGACCCTGACTGGTACAAAACCGCCGTCTTCTACGAAGTCCTCGTCCGCGCCTTCGCCGACAGCAAAGGCTCCGGATCAGGCGACTTCACCGGCCTGATCAACAAACTCGACTACCTGCAATGGCTCGGCGTCAACTGCCTATGGCTGCCCCCGTTCTACGCCTCCCCGCTACGCGACGGCGGCTACGACATCGCCGACTACACCGCAGTCCTACCCGAATTCGGCACCCTGCCCGAATTCACCGAACTCGTCACCCAGGCCCACGCCCGCGGCATCCGCATCATCACCGACTTCGTGATGAACCACACCAGCGACCAACATCCCTGGTTCCAAGAGTCCCGCTCAGACCCCGACGGCCCCTACGGCGACTTCTACGTCTGGAGCGACGACGACACCAAATACGCCGACGCACGCATCATCTTCGTCGACACCGAAACATCCAACTGGACCTTCGACTCCGAACGACGCCAGTACTACTGGCACCGATTCTTCTCCCACCAACCAGACCTCAACTTCGAAAACCCGGCCGTCCAAGAAGCCATGTTCGACGTCGTCCGATTCTGGATGGACCTAGGCATCGACGGCTTCCGCCTCGACGCCGTGCCCTACCTGTTCGAAGAAGAAGGGCACAACGGAGAAAACCACCCCAAAACACACGAATTCCTCGCCAAACTCCGCGCCATGGTCGACGAGGAATACCCCGGACGCATCCTGCTGGCTGAGGCAAACCAAATGCCTCACGAGGTCGTGGACTACTTCGGCACCCCCGAAGCACCCGAATGCCAGATGTGCTTCCACTTCCCGGTGATGCCACGCCTGTATTACGCACTGCGCGAGCAAAAGGCAACACCCATCATCGACGTCCTCAACGACACCCCACCCATCCCCGCCGACGGGCAATGGGGCACGTTCTTGCGTAACCACGACGAGCTCACCCTCGAAATGGTCACCCCCGAAGAACGCACCGCCATGTACGGCTGGTATGCCCCCGACTCCCGCATGCGCGCCAACGTCGGTATCCGCCGACGCCTGGCACCACTGCTGGACAACTCCCGCGCCGAAATCGAGCTCATCAACGCCCTCGTCTTGTCCCTACCAGGCAGCCCCTGCCTCTATTACGGCGACGAAATCGGCATGGGCGACAACATCTGGCTCAATGACCGCGACGCAGTACGCACCCCCATGCAGTGGACACCAGACCGCAACGCAGGCTTCTCCACCGCAGACCCAGGCAAGCTCTACCTACCAGTCATCCAATCCCTGGTGTACCACCACAACAACGTGAACGTGGAAGCCCAAATGGCTTCCAGCAGTTCCCTGTTGCACTGGATGCGCGCCATGCTTCAAGTACGCGGACGCTACCCCGTCTTCGGACTAGGCAGCTTCGACCTACGCGAATGCGACAACGAAGCCGTCCTAGCCTTCACCCGCACCCTCGAAGCCGACCCCAGCAAAGGCCGAGAAGAATCACAACACGTCCTGTGCGTGCACAACCTTTCCTCTCGCCCCCAAGCCGGAACCATCACCCTGCCCGAGCGTTTCGCGGACGCCAAAGTCAAAGACCTCTTCGGCGGCAGCGGATTCCCCAGAATCACCACTAACGACGACGGCCAATGCAGCTACTCAGTAACCATCGGATCACGCGACTTCTTCTGGTTCGAACTCCTGGAGCGTGACGCCGATGGCTGA
- a CDS encoding alpha-1,4-glucan--maltose-1-phosphate maltosyltransferase, giving the protein MTPQLETHSNIPTQRPLGRIPITGLSPVVENGAYPTKSVVDEQFAISANVFREGHDAVNANVVLTDPEGTEHTIPMTCTNPGLMLWEATVSADCPGSWSYRVEGWSDPYATWQHDAVIKVEAGIDVDLMLEEGARVLERALTVPGRPRPGIEAVKAGICTLRNQSLAPATRLAGGTDPRVEDELTARPLRDWVTASPTINWLVERKRALTGAWYEFFPRSEGCYFDKTTGKWVTGTLRTAAKRLPAIAGMGFDVIYLTPIHPIGTTNRKGPNNTLNAGPEDPGSPYAIGSAAGGHDAIEPSLGTFKDFDYFVAEASRLGLEVALDIALQCSPDHPWVSKHPEWFTTRADGSIAYAENPPKKYQDIYPLNFDNDPAGIYAEIRRVIQVWIDHGVKIFRVDNPHTKPVEFWQWLINDVAKDHPDVIWLAEAFTKPPMMATLAKVGFQQSYTYYAWRNTAEEIAEYMAELTDDTTGSAAYMRPSFWPTTHDILTPYMQFGGPTAWKLRATLAATLSPTYGIYAGYELMESVPRPGAEEQIDNEKYEFKNRDWASYAPGGERAGQLWMADYLGKLNRIRHEHNALDWLRNYTPHTTDDPEVLCFSKRRVEGPHEDTIIVVANTDPHSMRGTMIHLDMEALGLKKDERFIAKDLITESEWEWGNENYIRLGVDWEPVHVISVRRF; this is encoded by the coding sequence ATGACGCCCCAACTTGAAACCCACAGCAACATTCCCACCCAACGACCGCTCGGGCGTATCCCGATCACTGGGCTGAGCCCCGTTGTAGAAAACGGCGCTTACCCCACCAAATCTGTCGTCGACGAACAGTTCGCTATTAGCGCAAATGTGTTCCGTGAAGGCCACGACGCTGTCAACGCCAACGTTGTCCTCACCGACCCCGAGGGCACCGAACACACCATCCCCATGACATGCACCAACCCAGGCCTCATGCTCTGGGAAGCAACCGTCAGCGCTGACTGCCCCGGCTCCTGGTCCTACCGCGTCGAAGGCTGGTCCGACCCCTACGCCACCTGGCAACACGACGCCGTCATCAAAGTCGAAGCCGGCATCGACGTAGACCTCATGCTCGAAGAAGGCGCCCGCGTCCTCGAACGCGCACTCACCGTGCCCGGACGCCCCCGCCCAGGCATCGAAGCCGTCAAAGCAGGCATCTGCACCCTGCGCAACCAATCACTAGCCCCCGCCACCCGCCTAGCCGGAGGCACCGACCCCCGCGTCGAAGACGAACTCACCGCGCGCCCACTGCGCGACTGGGTTACCGCCTCCCCCACCATCAACTGGCTCGTCGAACGCAAACGCGCCCTCACCGGAGCCTGGTACGAATTCTTCCCCCGCTCCGAAGGCTGCTACTTCGACAAAACCACCGGCAAATGGGTCACCGGAACACTGCGCACCGCAGCTAAACGCCTGCCCGCCATCGCCGGGATGGGCTTCGACGTCATCTACCTCACCCCCATCCACCCCATCGGCACCACCAACCGCAAAGGCCCCAACAACACACTCAACGCAGGCCCTGAAGACCCAGGCAGCCCCTACGCCATCGGTTCAGCAGCCGGCGGCCATGACGCCATCGAACCATCCCTAGGCACCTTCAAGGACTTCGACTACTTCGTCGCCGAAGCCAGCCGCCTAGGCCTAGAAGTCGCCCTAGACATCGCCCTGCAATGCTCCCCAGACCACCCCTGGGTCAGCAAACACCCCGAATGGTTCACCACCCGCGCCGACGGCAGCATCGCCTACGCCGAGAACCCACCCAAGAAATACCAAGACATCTACCCACTGAACTTCGACAACGACCCAGCCGGCATCTACGCCGAAATCCGACGCGTCATCCAGGTATGGATCGACCACGGAGTCAAAATCTTCCGCGTCGACAACCCCCACACCAAACCCGTCGAATTCTGGCAATGGCTCATCAATGACGTTGCTAAAGACCACCCCGACGTCATCTGGCTTGCCGAAGCATTCACCAAACCACCGATGATGGCCACCCTGGCCAAAGTCGGCTTCCAACAGAGCTACACCTACTACGCCTGGCGCAACACCGCCGAAGAGATCGCCGAATACATGGCCGAACTCACCGACGACACCACCGGCTCCGCCGCCTACATGCGCCCCAGCTTCTGGCCCACCACCCACGACATCCTCACCCCCTACATGCAGTTCGGCGGCCCCACTGCATGGAAACTACGCGCCACCTTGGCCGCCACCTTGTCTCCCACATACGGCATCTACGCCGGATACGAACTCATGGAGTCAGTCCCCCGCCCCGGCGCTGAAGAACAAATCGACAACGAAAAATACGAATTCAAAAACCGCGACTGGGCCAGCTACGCCCCCGGCGGAGAACGAGCCGGACAACTCTGGATGGCCGACTACCTCGGCAAACTCAACCGCATCCGCCACGAACACAACGCCCTCGACTGGCTACGCAACTACACCCCCCACACCACCGACGACCCCGAAGTGCTCTGCTTCTCCAAACGACGCGTCGAAGGCCCCCACGAAGACACCATCATCGTCGTGGCCAACACCGACCCGCACTCCATGCGCGGCACCATGATCCATCTCGACATGGAAGCACTCGGCCTGAAAAAGGACGAACGCTTCATCGCCAAAGACCTCATCACCGAAAGCGAATGGGAATGGGGCAACGAAAACTACATACGCCTGGGCGTGGACTGGGAACCCGTCCACGTCATCTCGGTCCGGAGGTTCTGA